The Patescibacteria group bacterium genome includes the window ATCTGTTTAGCCATAGTTGATGTTCAAAGGATTACTATTCCATGATGGCGATGATGTCGGATTCGTCGAGGATGAGCAGCGTCTGGCCGTCGATCTTCACTTCGTCCGGACCATACTTCTTGAACATGATCTGGTCGCCGACCTTGACGCTCATCGGAGCGCGCTTGCCGTCTTCGAGCAGTTTGCCGGGTCCGATCGCGAGCACCTCGCCCTGCTCCGGCCGTTCTTTTTCGACTGTCTCCGGAATAACGATGCCGGACTTGGTGACCTCGGTCTTCGGCGTGGCTTTGACCAGCACGTGGTCATTCAGCGGTTTGACTTTCATATCATGGCTTATAAAATATCTGCTTCATTAAGCAAATATATAGGTGATGATTAGAGGCTATTAGCACTCGCTATTTTAGAGTGCTAATCGCTAAACGTCAAGCGGCGCGGGGTCGTTGCGGCCGAAGCTCCAGGCCAGACCGCACAGCAGCCAGAACTGCAGCTGTCCGAACCACGAACTCCAAAGATAATGATCGAAGCAGGATGCGACGATGACCGCCGCGAGGCCGGCGGCGATGACGGCCGCCGGAGCCGAACCGCGCGCGGCCGCGGTCATGGAACTGTGGAGGGCCAGGGCCAGCGTACTGAGCCAGGCGATCAGTCCAAGCAGTCCGATCTCCGCCAGACTGAGCAGATACACGTTATGGACCGGCTCATAACCCCAGCCCGGGCGGCCATCGCCATGGTCGCGTTCGAGTGCGAGCGGCATTTCGCCCAGGCCGACGCCCATGAGCGGATGGTCGGCGATGATCTCGGCGGCATCCTGGAGCTGGCTGCGCCGATCATTGAACGATCGGGCTTCCAGGCGGCCGGAGCCGCTGAGCCGCGTGAAGACGACCGCGTTGAAAATGCTGCCGAAGAGCAGCAAGACCGCGGTCACGGCCAGAGCCGAACGGAAAACCGCGGAGAATGACGGCTTGGAAAACCGGACCGACCAGATCAACAAAACGACGAAACCGGCGGCCAGGGCCAGGACGGCGCTCCTGGAAAGCGAGCAGAAGATGCCGGCCGCGAGGAGCGGCAGGGACGCCGCGGCCAAACGGCGGGCGCGGCTGCCAGCTGGCAAGGTCAGGAGCAGGCCGACGGCGAAAAAGATCCCGACGGCCAGAAAGAATCCGAGGATGTTCGGATGCGCCAGTGATCCGTAAGCGCGCAGCCAGCGGCCCGAGGCGGTCTCGACGACGTAGGAACCGGCGACCGCGGCTTCATGCGGCGCCATGCCGAACCATTTGGCGCTGACAGCCGACTGAGTGAAGAATTGCGCCGCCGCGAGCGCGGCCTGGACTGCAGCCGAAGCGACGAACGCCGCGGCGACGGTCAGGAAAGGCGCTTCGACCAGCCTGATGCCGCACAAGACCAGCGCACCGAGCGCGATCCAGGAGACGGCGAGCAGATTCCAGCCGGAAACCGGCCCGGAAATGACGGAGGCCAGCAGGGCCGCGAGCGGCAAAGCCGCGGCCGCTGCGGCCGCCGGACCAGCGAGCCGACCAAGCCGCCGCTCCCGCGCCGCCAGAGCGAAAGCCGCGAAGACGAAAACGACCGCGAGGATCTGCGTCGCGAAAAGGCTGATGGTCCCGGCCTCGACCGGGAACCCGGCGATCGCGCCGCGGCTCCAGATGTAACGGGTGCCGAACGGCGCCAGGAACACGAGCGTCGCGAAGATCAATTGGACGGAACGGCGCAAATTCATAATTGCTTGAGGACCTCGGCCCGCCGCTCGCGGAACCGCCGTTCGTAATCGGCCCGGCGATCATCAACATGAAACTTGAGGATGTCATCAGCCACGACCACGCGGCTGTCCGTGTTGGCCAGCTCGCGGATAGCCGCGGGGAAACGCCGTGTCTGCCAGCGCTTGGCGAAACCATCGAGACGACGCAATAGCGGCAACAACCAGCCCGTGCCGGCGACGACCGGCACGCTGCGGCGATCAGCCTGCGGATTCGGCACGGCTCCGGGCAAGGAAGTCCGCACCCAGGCATTGGCGTTCCAGAGACGCTCCATCACGCCGCCGGCGTCGTACAGCGGCATGAGCGTGGCGGTCCAATAGAGCAGATACGGATCGCCGCCGGGCAAAGCCAGGCCGGACAGATCCAGACGGTCCTCGGAAATGATGAAGCTCAGGCAGAACCGGTCGGCTTCGCGGCCTGGCTCCGGACGCAGCCCGAATAGCTGCAGCAACCCAGCGACGATCAGACGCGTGATCCAGAGCGTGCCAGGGCGGCAGATCAGGAACAGGTCGATGTCGCTGGCCTCGTCGGCGTTGGAAAAAGCCAGGCTGTTGCAGACGGCGACGAGCCGGATCGACGGCAGCAGCCGCGTCCAACGGGCGAACCGGACGGCCAGGCGATATTTGCTTTCCGCCAGCCGATAGCGCCGCTGCCGGCTGGGGACGATCTCTTCCCGGCCGGCCAAAAAATAATATCCGCTGGCTTCGCCGACCGGCGCGCCGGCCAAAACCTCGCGGATGTCGTCGAGCTCCGGTGCCGCGACCGGACCGCCGAAGCGCCAGCGCCGCAGTTCGAGCAGCGTCAGCGGATAGTCGAACAGGTCGAAATAAGCCAGCGCGGCCAAGAGCGAAACGCGAAGTTGTGCCTGGTCAGCGGTATCCGCGATCATAATCTTTCCTAAATATAATCTAAAAAGCGGGTCTCGGCGAGCGCGGGAAAACGTAGCGGCGTGAAAACGCGGCGGCGCGAAGCAACGAAGCTTGCGCCGGCCGCGGCTTGGCGCCACCTGAACTGGCGCAAAAAAAAATGACCGGGCCAGAACCCGGTCAAGACGCTTCAGATGAACTGCCGGTCGACGATGTTGTCGGGATGTTCGCGATTGAACAGGGTCTCGCTGTCCTGCAGCAGGCAGACGTCCCGGATGCCGGCGGCCTCCATCAGCTTCCAGCAAGGTTCGCAGCACCACCAGTGGCCCCACAGGTACAGGTCCGCGCCGCGCGGATCATGTCCGTGGCTGTGCGCGCTCTGGAGAGCTTTCGCTTCGCCATGATTCCGGGGGTGGCAGCCGTCGCACAGCTCGTAGCCTTCGCCGCTGCGGCACTTCAACTCCACCCGGCGGCAGCCATGGAGATCATGGTAATCGCTGCCGTTGGCGCCGATGCCGATGATCCGGCTGCCTTTGACGAGAACCGCGGCGTTCGGCATGACCCGGTCCAGCGAATGCCGCTGGGCGTACACTTTGGCCAGGGCCATGAACAACCGATCCGGACCGACGTAGCAGATGGAGCGGCCTTCGGGCAGATAAGGATAAATGATTCCCGGCATGCGGAACTCCTGGTTTGGAGGAAAAGAACCGCGGTGATCTAAACACGCCGCTCTCGCCGCGTCAATCGCGCGCGGGCTAAAAAAATGACGCCTCTGCCGAGAGAGGCGTCGTGAGCGATCCGTGAGCCGGATCAGGGCTCAAGGCGCGTGGCCAGGAAGCGATGGTAAGACGACCAACCGCTCGCAAAACCCTTGGACCGCGCCAGAATGAAGTACAGGTCGTACGTCCGCCGATAGGGCCGATCCCAGAGGCTGAGATTGAAGACCAGATCCTGGTCGCGATAAGTCGCGCCCAGAGCGGTGATGTCGCATTGCCGCCGGAGACGATGCGGATGCTGGGCCAAAAAGGACAGGAACTCGTGGGCGTCGGCCGGCCGGTAACCGCGCTGGGCCAAATCGGCCAGAGCCTGGTCGGTTTCCGGGAACCAGAGGGAGCCATCAAGTCCCAGGATTTCGAAGTCGCGGACGTAAGGCGTGACGTGGCAGACCGGATAGATCTCGGACCACGGCCGTGCGAACGGCTCATGGCTGTAAATCTTGATCCCGTCAAAACCGGCTTGACGGACGAGATCGTCGATGGGCACGTTCGGATCGACGTAGACGCGGAAAGATTCCGGGCCCGTCAATTTCCAACGCCGCCGCGCTTCCCAATTCGGGAACAACTTCGGGAAAAGATCCATGACCGTCTCCTTTGACGCTGCGGCCGCCATGGCCGTGACCGAAACTTAATCCGCCGAGACGCGAGTGTCAAGACGGAGCGAGGCGGATCGCGACGGCCTGACGGAACAAAAAAAACGCCCCGTTGAGAGGGGCGTAGCGAGCGACCCGTAAGCCGGATCAAGGATCAAGGCGCGTGGCGAGGAAACGGTGGTGGCTCAACCAATAACTGCGCAGGCTGCGACTCCTCAGAAGCAGATAGACGAGCCGGTACTCGCGTTCGTTCGGCCGATCAAAGACCTCAAGGACGTAAACTCGATCTTCTTCCTGGTACACGGCACCCAAGGGGATGATGTCGTGCTGACGCCGCTGCCGATGCGGATACTGGGCCAAAAAGGACAGGAACTCGCGAGCGTCAGCCGGCCGATAACCGCGTGCGGCGAGGACGGCCAAGGCTTCGTCTAAGTCGAGTCTTTGATGATCCCCACAGAGCTGCAGGAGTTCGAAGCGGCGGACGTAAGGCTTGCCGCCTTTGGCCGGATAGATCTCGGGCCACGGACGTTTGAGGCTGTCGAATCCAGTGAGACCGCTCACGCGATCAAATCCGGCCCAATGGACCAGTTCTTTGAAAGACATCCGCGGGTCGACACAGACGTCGAAATGATCCGGAAGAGGCAGCTTCCAACGCCGCAACGACTCAAGCTCGGGGAATAGCTTTGGGAAAAGATCCATGACCGTCTCCTTTGACGCTGCGGCCACTATGGCCGTGGCTGCAACTTAATCCGCACGTAGGCAAGAGTCAAGTTGGTTCGAAGCGGATCTTCAACGCTCTGAATATCCCGAGCTGACGCTCGGGATCGAACTGAAATGGCGAACAAAAACCGCCGAGCTGGGCTCGGCGGCTGTCGGCTGATAATTGTCTACGACCTGACCGATTGACTCGCGCTCGGCACGGCCGCTTCGGCACCGCGCAAGGCCACAGCTTCGGCCGCCTCGACGGCAATGAACTCGTCCTTGACCACCATCTTCTCATCGTCGAGCGAAATGACCTGGGTGGGATGGACCAGCAGTTCCTGCGGCAGCAGCGCCGAGAGCGAACGTGACTTGGCGACGACGTACTGCGCCACAGTGTGGCTCTCCGAATCAATGACCAGCGCTTTCAGTTTGCCGATCCGGCTCCCGTCCCGGGAAAAGACCGGCAGGCCGCGCAGCTCGTTATCACGGAGTCTCATAAGCGTTTCAGGGTCAGATCTTTTCCGCGACCGCGGCCGGCGGCTTGGGCCGCAGGGCGTAGTATTGCTGAACGATGGTGAGCGCGGTCATGACGAACCAGTACAATGAGAGGCCGCCCGGAAGTTTCCAGCTGATGAAGACCGTGAGCAGCGGCATCATGTACAGCATCTGTTTGTTCATCATGGAGAGCATCTCCTCGTCCTTGGCGCCCGGAACGCTCTTCGGCGGCTGCTTGGTGATCATCATCTTCGCCTGAAAGTAGGTGGCGATGCCGGCCGCCACGGCGAGATACGGATTCGCGACGGAAAGATCCACCACGCCGAAGATGAACGGCTCGATCTTGCCGGGATTCGCGACGAAACCGTACAAGGCTTCGAAACCGCTGGACTGCAGGCCGCGGCCCAGCGACTGGTACAAGGCGATGAAGACCGGCAGCTGCACCAGGGTCGGCAAGCAGGACGACATCGGATTGACCTTCTCCTTGGAATACAGCGCCATGAGCTCCTTGGCGAGCTTGTCCTTGTCGTTGGCGTATTCCTTCTTCAGAGCCTCCATCTTCGGCTGGATGTTATTCAGCGCTTTCTGCGAACGCAGCGCTTTCTGGGACAGCGGCCACAACGCAGCTTTGATGACGATCGTGAGCAGGATGATGGCGATGCCGATGTCAGAACCGGGGATGATGTCGTACAGGAAGATCAGCAGGTTGAAGATCGGCCGATAGAAGACTTCGTGGAAAATTTCACTCATAGTTCGGCGGTCAGGGTCGGCCGGCGGCGCCGGCGAACCGCGAAACCGCGGTCAATCCGTGGGTTAGGCCGCCTCCTCGGCCGCTTCGGAATCGTCAGCGGTCTTTTCAGCCTCGACTGCTGGTTCGGCGGCTTCGGTCTCGGCCGCTGGTGCCTCGGTCGCGATGACCTGCCCCTCGACCTCGGCCAGCGAACGGATGTTGATCTTCCAACCGGTCAGTTTCGAAGCCAGACGCACGTTCTGGCCGCCCTTGCCGATGGCGAGCGAGAGCTGGTCGTCGTTCACGATGACGTCGGCCGCGCGGAAATCCTCGTCGAGCGCGATCTCCACGACCTTGGCCGGCGACAGGGCGTTGGTGATGAACTTCACCGCGTCCTCGTCATACTGGATGATGTCGATCTTCTCGCCGCCCAGCTCGCCGATGATGGTCTGGATGCGCGTGCCGCGCTGGCCGATGCAGGAGCCGATCGGATCGACGTTATCCTGCGTCGAAGAGACGGCGACCTTCGAGCGGGAGCCGGCCTCGCGGGCGATGTCTTTGATCTCGACCACGCCGGCCGCGACCTCGGGGATCTCGACCGTGAAGAGTTTGCGGATGATCTCCGGATGGGCGCGGGACACGACGACCTCGGGGCCGCGGGAAGTCAGGCGAACGTCGGTGATGAGCACTTTGATGCGATCGCCGGGAGCGTAGCGCTCGGTCGGGATCTGTTCCTCGGGCGGCATGACGGCCGTCGAGCGGCCGATGTCGATGAACACGATCCGGCCCTCGCGGCGCTGGACCGAAGCGGTGATGAGTTCGTTCTGCTTGTCCTTGAATTCGTTAAATAGCTTGGAGCGCTCGGCCTCGCGGAGCTTCTGGGTGATGACCTGCTTGGCGGTCTGCGCGGCCATGCGGCCGAACGCGGCCGGCACGTCGAGCTGGGTGCGGATCTCCTCGCCGATCTCCGCGCCTTTCTTCAGGGTCTTGCGGGCCTCGGTGATCATGATCTCAGTCTTCGGGTTGAAACGCTTGACCTCTTCCTCGCTGGACGCGAGTTCGGTTCCCGGCGCGGCCGACTCGACCGGAGCGGCAGCGCCAGGACGCCGCTTCTCCCTCGCGGGCTCTTCCTCGGCCTCGGTCTCTTCGGGCAATTCCTGATCCTCGACCACGGTCTTGACGTCGAACACGTCAAAACTGCCGGACTCAGGATCGAACTTGACCTTGAGGTTCTGGTCCTTCTCGCCGAAATCTTTGCGGTACGCGGCGGCCAAAGCGGCCTCGATGGTCTCGATGACCGAATCCGCGGAAATATTCTTCTCGTCGCTGATCTGCTTGATGGCCTGCATTATCGGTGACGGCATAGTGCTGGTGGCGGCGCGTCCGACTACTGTCGTCCGGGCCGGTATGAATATTTTAGCTCAACTGAGCTGATTTTTTACTTATATAAAATGACTAGTTCTAGGATTAGAACTAGTCTTATGGGGAGAATACATGATTTGAGCCGGTTTGGCAAGGCTGAGAGTGACAAAGTCATGGGGAGACGGAGATGCGAAGATACGGAGTGCGGGAGAGACGAAGAGACGGAGTCAGGGAGTTTAAGAGTGCAGGAGTGCTGA containing:
- the nusA gene encoding transcription termination factor NusA: MPSPIMQAIKQISDEKNISADSVIETIEAALAAAYRKDFGEKDQNLKVKFDPESGSFDVFDVKTVVEDQELPEETEAEEEPAREKRRPGAAAPVESAAPGTELASSEEEVKRFNPKTEIMITEARKTLKKGAEIGEEIRTQLDVPAAFGRMAAQTAKQVITQKLREAERSKLFNEFKDKQNELITASVQRREGRIVFIDIGRSTAVMPPEEQIPTERYAPGDRIKVLITDVRLTSRGPEVVVSRAHPEIIRKLFTVEIPEVAAGVVEIKDIAREAGSRSKVAVSSTQDNVDPIGSCIGQRGTRIQTIIGELGGEKIDIIQYDEDAVKFITNALSPAKVVEIALDEDFRAADVIVNDDQLSLAIGKGGQNVRLASKLTGWKINIRSLAEVEGQVIATEAPAAETEAAEPAVEAEKTADDSEAAEEAA
- a CDS encoding O-antigen ligase family protein, whose translation is MNLRRSVQLIFATLVFLAPFGTRYIWSRGAIAGFPVEAGTISLFATQILAVVFVFAAFALAARERRLGRLAGPAAAAAAALPLAALLASVISGPVSGWNLLAVSWIALGALVLCGIRLVEAPFLTVAAAFVASAAVQAALAAAQFFTQSAVSAKWFGMAPHEAAVAGSYVVETASGRWLRAYGSLAHPNILGFFLAVGIFFAVGLLLTLPAGSRARRLAAASLPLLAAGIFCSLSRSAVLALAAGFVVLLIWSVRFSKPSFSAVFRSALAVTAVLLLFGSIFNAVVFTRLSGSGRLEARSFNDRRSQLQDAAEIIADHPLMGVGLGEMPLALERDHGDGRPGWGYEPVHNVYLLSLAEIGLLGLIAWLSTLALALHSSMTAAARGSAPAAVIAAGLAAVIVASCFDHYLWSSWFGQLQFWLLCGLAWSFGRNDPAPLDV
- a CDS encoding deaminase; its protein translation is MPGIIYPYLPEGRSICYVGPDRLFMALAKVYAQRHSLDRVMPNAAVLVKGSRIIGIGANGSDYHDLHGCRRVELKCRSGEGYELCDGCHPRNHGEAKALQSAHSHGHDPRGADLYLWGHWWCCEPCWKLMEAAGIRDVCLLQDSETLFNREHPDNIVDRQFI
- a CDS encoding YidC/Oxa1 family membrane protein insertase → MSEIFHEVFYRPIFNLLIFLYDIIPGSDIGIAIILLTIVIKAALWPLSQKALRSQKALNNIQPKMEALKKEYANDKDKLAKELMALYSKEKVNPMSSCLPTLVQLPVFIALYQSLGRGLQSSGFEALYGFVANPGKIEPFIFGVVDLSVANPYLAVAAGIATYFQAKMMITKQPPKSVPGAKDEEMLSMMNKQMLYMMPLLTVFISWKLPGGLSLYWFVMTALTIVQQYYALRPKPPAAVAEKI
- a CDS encoding co-chaperone GroES, with product MKVKPLNDHVLVKATPKTEVTKSGIVIPETVEKERPEQGEVLAIGPGKLLEDGKRAPMSVKVGDQIMFKKYGPDEVKIDGQTLLILDESDIIAIME
- a CDS encoding PRC-barrel domain-containing protein, giving the protein MRLRDNELRGLPVFSRDGSRIGKLKALVIDSESHTVAQYVVAKSRSLSALLPQELLVHPTQVISLDDEKMVVKDEFIAVEAAEAVALRGAEAAVPSASQSVRS